Proteins encoded by one window of Paenibacillus sp. DCT19:
- a CDS encoding sensor histidine kinase, protein MIQPFVENCIEHAFCNTSPPWHIQITVKQYNGLWALEIRDNGEGFSAEKIQEILANIQHSRSGANMMNNQETALGNMGIVNSVNRLKLMYSNRLFFNIFNNQGHGAKGATIQIIGSLTEDFY, encoded by the coding sequence GTGATTCAGCCTTTTGTAGAGAATTGCATTGAACATGCATTTTGCAATACATCTCCGCCGTGGCATATCCAGATTACCGTGAAGCAATATAACGGATTATGGGCGCTTGAGATTAGAGACAATGGAGAGGGCTTTTCTGCTGAGAAGATTCAAGAGATTCTAGCGAATATTCAGCATTCCCGCTCAGGGGCAAACATGATGAACAATCAAGAGACGGCACTGGGCAATATGGGGATTGTCAACAGCGTTAATCGGCTCAAACTGATGTATAGCAACCGGCTATTTTTTAATATATTCAATAATCAAGGCCATGGAGCAAAAGGAGCAACGATTCAAATCATCGGCTCGTTAACCGAGGATTTTTATTAA
- a CDS encoding sensor histidine kinase has translation MKMTKFIHRSTQFSLQTKVFLTFLALLLFVLCCFLVYVNVVVIRPLKQKTVQDTLVTTTKVREQVDLYLDQQNQLSQRLLSSKDIFTTMDKSSSAHSDYERLKQIRKLKDIIFQAIGPSMNIKDMSIYDKQGILLTSYLGAGQPPVSIHTLLGDSKVGREWAGNGFILLRQGDIISFVRTVNDQNGKVYGYLSIQMDQMVIQNLTEGITAGEVYILNQQGEQMTGTDLGIKAKQWTIPPLEEGLEVDEHNNYVTYSTSSSTGWVTYIVTPSKSVLGSIQKVQTISILLITALMLISFVYIYLSTRNLLLPIRKLRSQIWRINYSNLNLKVDDRPKNNDLLLLNEAFQDLMERLQQSIDREKTALHEEVKARNSALQAQIAPHFIHNVLYLISIAAQEGKTKVVSDMCKHLSESLRYIVSSPYAHVTLSEELEHTRHYLSLVQQNMKTIWNGISMQIH, from the coding sequence ATGAAAATGACGAAATTCATACATAGATCCACGCAATTCAGTTTACAAACCAAGGTTTTTTTGACCTTTTTGGCATTACTTTTGTTTGTTTTATGTTGTTTTCTCGTGTACGTCAATGTCGTCGTTATTCGTCCGCTCAAACAAAAAACAGTGCAGGATACACTAGTGACTACAACAAAAGTGAGAGAACAAGTAGATCTATACTTGGATCAACAGAACCAGCTCTCCCAGCGGCTTTTGTCGAGCAAAGACATCTTTACCACGATGGACAAGAGTTCTTCTGCACATAGTGATTACGAGCGGCTAAAACAAATTCGCAAGCTGAAGGACATTATTTTCCAAGCGATTGGACCAAGCATGAATATTAAGGATATGTCCATTTATGACAAGCAAGGTATACTTCTTACTTCGTATTTAGGAGCAGGTCAACCACCCGTTTCTATTCACACATTGTTAGGAGATAGTAAGGTTGGGCGAGAATGGGCAGGGAACGGTTTTATTCTACTGAGGCAGGGAGATATCATATCTTTTGTACGAACGGTGAATGATCAGAATGGTAAAGTGTACGGTTATCTATCCATCCAGATGGATCAAATGGTAATTCAGAACCTGACCGAAGGAATTACAGCCGGCGAAGTTTATATTTTGAACCAACAGGGAGAGCAGATGACAGGTACTGATCTTGGCATAAAAGCGAAGCAATGGACGATACCTCCATTGGAGGAAGGTCTGGAAGTCGATGAACATAACAATTACGTTACCTACTCCACATCTTCTAGTACCGGATGGGTTACGTATATCGTTACGCCTAGCAAGTCGGTGTTAGGCTCGATCCAGAAGGTTCAGACGATTTCCATTTTGCTGATTACAGCACTCATGCTCATTTCTTTCGTCTATATTTACTTATCTACTCGTAATCTGTTGCTTCCAATTCGTAAACTTCGCAGTCAAATTTGGCGCATCAACTACAGTAATCTCAACCTGAAGGTCGATGATCGGCCGAAAAACAATGATCTCTTATTGCTGAACGAAGCATTCCAGGATCTAATGGAACGACTGCAACAATCTATCGATCGGGAGAAAACGGCGCTACATGAAGAGGTAAAAGCAAGAAATTCAGCACTGCAGGCTCAGATAGCGCCTCACTTTATCCATAATGTTCTTTATTTGATCAGCATTGCTGCTCAAGAGGGTAAAACCAAAGTGGTGTCGGATATGTGCAAGCATCTCTCGGAGAGCCTACGTTATATCGTTTCTTCTCCTTACGCGCATGTGACTTTATCTGAAGAGCTTGAGCATACGAGACATTATCTATCACTTGTGCAGCAAAATATGAAGACGATCTGGAATGGGATATCCATGCAGATCCATTAG
- a CDS encoding redoxin domain-containing protein yields the protein MQNHKRHIRRTITILIGTVAVLAGAWAVFQGLSPSQTQRSGSIEVGATAPDFTAPNSVGEQVSLSDYRGKVVMINFWASWCTPCVREMPLLHETAEKHQEDVETLFVNVGESKGTIQEFMNEQQFNFPVIVDVTGKISSMYRITGLPATMVIDREGMFSHILHGELTNDTPLAHWLEDAK from the coding sequence TTGCAAAATCATAAACGTCATATCAGACGCACCATCACCATCTTGATTGGAACCGTTGCAGTGTTGGCGGGTGCATGGGCTGTCTTTCAGGGGCTCTCACCGTCGCAGACACAACGATCAGGTTCAATTGAGGTAGGTGCCACCGCCCCGGACTTCACAGCACCTAATTCAGTGGGTGAACAGGTTTCACTGTCCGATTATCGAGGCAAAGTAGTTATGATTAACTTCTGGGCGTCATGGTGCACACCCTGTGTAAGGGAAATGCCTTTGCTGCACGAGACCGCAGAGAAGCATCAAGAAGATGTGGAGACACTATTCGTGAATGTTGGCGAGTCGAAGGGGACTATTCAAGAATTTATGAATGAACAGCAATTCAATTTTCCTGTAATCGTTGATGTGACTGGCAAAATATCAAGTATGTATCGTATCACTGGTCTACCAGCAACGATGGTTATTGATCGTGAAGGCATGTTTAGCCACATTTTACACGGTGAGCTCACGAATGATACACCACTTGCGCATTGGCTGGAGGATGCAAAATAA
- a CDS encoding ABC transporter substrate-binding protein has product MKILKQKKVATVVLASLLTISLTACGAGDSSTGSSTGGDNKAKVTLELAISKSSQDSAFIQQDILDEFEKQTNVKVNLQLIPAEQTTTVLQTKLAVDETPDIIQYNLASAVTDLNLERNFEILDDEPWASRIVNKDVLSAGGHIYSFHVSQDTGMQGVVYNKQIFEELGLTIPTNYEQFLAVCEKIKASGITPVFMPYKDAWAANIWPAAAFADFVAKNEPTFFDDLNSNKKKWSDVPEFKTFLEQQYEVYTKGYTNTDVLSDSYDMAVGKFLNKEVAMMFMGDWLIEGVAEQDPSMELGVFPIPSTEEASLGASPLGGQLFIPKKSKHLEEAKQFLDFIASKDVAQRIVDSKGYVSNFNDVTTPELPAYKQDIVDNYITPKKTVLTTDAFMLVDRSELYRLLQDQFAGGLTPEEVLKSWDEKFSQLMQDKGVAGF; this is encoded by the coding sequence TTGAAGATACTTAAACAAAAAAAGGTTGCTACGGTGGTGCTGGCTAGTCTACTAACCATCTCATTAACAGCTTGTGGTGCAGGTGATTCCAGCACTGGCAGTTCGACAGGCGGGGACAATAAAGCCAAGGTCACATTGGAATTAGCCATTTCTAAGAGTTCTCAGGATTCAGCTTTTATTCAGCAAGATATCCTCGATGAGTTCGAGAAGCAGACTAATGTAAAGGTCAATCTGCAGTTAATTCCTGCCGAGCAGACAACTACTGTACTTCAGACGAAGCTTGCGGTAGACGAAACGCCTGATATCATCCAGTACAATCTTGCCAGTGCAGTTACGGATCTCAACCTTGAACGTAACTTTGAGATTCTGGATGACGAACCTTGGGCGAGTCGTATTGTGAATAAGGACGTACTTTCGGCTGGTGGTCACATCTACAGTTTCCATGTCAGCCAAGATACGGGGATGCAAGGCGTCGTTTATAACAAACAGATTTTTGAAGAACTCGGTTTAACGATCCCAACCAACTATGAGCAGTTTTTGGCGGTCTGCGAGAAGATCAAAGCTAGCGGCATAACGCCAGTATTCATGCCTTACAAAGATGCATGGGCAGCGAACATCTGGCCTGCTGCCGCGTTTGCGGATTTTGTAGCGAAGAATGAACCGACATTTTTTGATGACCTGAATAGTAACAAGAAGAAGTGGTCTGACGTTCCAGAATTCAAGACATTCTTGGAACAGCAGTACGAAGTGTACACCAAAGGGTACACCAACACCGATGTGCTCAGTGACAGCTATGATATGGCCGTGGGTAAATTCCTGAACAAAGAAGTGGCCATGATGTTTATGGGTGATTGGTTGATTGAAGGTGTTGCCGAGCAGGATCCAAGTATGGAGCTGGGTGTATTCCCTATTCCGTCGACTGAGGAGGCAAGTCTGGGGGCAAGTCCACTCGGTGGACAGTTGTTTATTCCGAAGAAATCCAAGCATCTGGAAGAGGCCAAACAGTTCCTCGACTTTATCGCTTCTAAGGATGTAGCCCAACGGATTGTAGATTCCAAAGGCTATGTATCGAACTTCAATGATGTGACAACGCCGGAGCTGCCGGCATACAAACAAGATATCGTAGACAACTATATTACGCCGAAGAAAACAGTCCTGACGACAGATGCATTCATGTTAGTGGATCGCAGCGAACTGTACCGTTTGTTACAGGATCAATTCGCAGGTGGTTTAACGCCGGAAGAAGTATTGAAATCCTGGGATGAGAAATTCAGCCAATTGATGCAGGATAAAGGTGTAGCTGGATTCTAA
- a CDS encoding carbohydrate ABC transporter permease — protein sequence MGYTRKLAIRNYIVEGFLILASLIVLLPLVILILGSFKTSAEVLSFSLRLPDTWQFSNYVRVFQEGGLSRAFLNSIWITGISSIINIVASSAAAFILARRETKLSGTIYMYFFMGLIAPMSIITTIRVVQGLGFYGSITSVILIYAALNTAFSVFLYSGFIKTIPRALDEVAFLEGASVFGVFFRIVTPLILPVNATVAIMVFMSVWNDITIPVYFLTDSSTWTMPLSIYNFYGKYSRDWNLIFANLVLTSLPVFILYLFGQKYIVSGLTAGAVKG from the coding sequence ATGGGCTATACACGCAAACTTGCTATCCGCAATTATATCGTGGAAGGGTTCCTCATTCTGGCCTCCCTGATCGTATTGTTGCCGCTTGTCATCCTGATTCTTGGATCATTCAAAACCAGTGCAGAGGTGCTCAGCTTCTCTCTACGGTTGCCTGACACATGGCAGTTCTCGAACTATGTTCGGGTTTTCCAAGAAGGTGGTCTATCCCGGGCATTTCTCAACAGCATCTGGATTACAGGTATATCGTCTATCATCAACATCGTTGCCTCTTCAGCAGCAGCGTTCATTCTAGCTCGTCGGGAAACGAAATTATCAGGCACGATCTATATGTATTTCTTCATGGGTCTGATTGCTCCAATGTCGATCATCACAACGATTCGCGTGGTGCAGGGCTTAGGCTTCTATGGCAGTATCACAAGTGTTATTCTAATCTATGCTGCGCTAAATACAGCCTTTAGTGTTTTCTTGTACAGTGGCTTCATCAAAACGATTCCAAGAGCGCTGGACGAGGTAGCATTTCTGGAAGGCGCAAGTGTGTTCGGTGTGTTCTTCCGCATTGTTACGCCGCTGATCTTACCTGTTAATGCAACGGTTGCCATTATGGTATTTATGTCGGTGTGGAATGATATCACCATTCCTGTATACTTCCTGACAGACAGCTCAACGTGGACGATGCCGCTATCCATTTATAACTTTTACGGCAAGTACAGCCGGGATTGGAATTTAATTTTTGCCAACCTTGTGCTTACTTCACTACCTGTATTTATATTGTATCTATTTGGTCAGAAGTATATTGTCAGCGGATTGACGGCTGGTGCAGTCAAAGGTTGA
- a CDS encoding amino acid ABC transporter ATP-binding protein, which yields MGKIKVEGLKKSFGTNHVLKGIDMSVNEGEVVCVIGPSGSGKSTFLRCINQLEEITEGRVIVDDQDLNDSKTNINKARENIGMVFQHFNLFPHFNVLKNITFAPRELGLLNEAQARETALKLLDRVGLSDKANSFPSQLSGGQKQRVAIARALAMTPDVMLFDEPTSALDPEMVGEVLGVMKDLAREGMTMMIVTHEMGFAREVADRVIFMDGGYIVEEGSPEEVFGNPKNERTISFLEKVL from the coding sequence GTGGGTAAAATTAAAGTTGAAGGATTGAAGAAAAGCTTCGGAACGAATCATGTTCTGAAAGGAATTGATATGTCCGTCAATGAGGGTGAAGTTGTCTGCGTCATTGGACCCTCTGGATCAGGCAAAAGTACGTTTTTGCGTTGCATTAACCAACTTGAAGAAATAACTGAGGGTCGAGTGATTGTGGATGATCAGGATCTGAATGATTCCAAAACAAACATTAATAAAGCGCGTGAAAATATCGGCATGGTGTTTCAGCACTTTAACTTGTTCCCTCACTTTAATGTACTGAAAAATATTACGTTTGCACCAAGAGAACTTGGTTTGTTAAATGAAGCGCAGGCACGCGAGACTGCTCTGAAGTTATTAGACCGTGTAGGGTTATCGGATAAAGCAAACAGCTTTCCAAGCCAGCTCTCAGGAGGTCAGAAGCAACGGGTGGCCATCGCTCGTGCACTTGCGATGACGCCAGACGTGATGTTGTTCGATGAACCAACCTCTGCGCTTGACCCTGAGATGGTTGGTGAGGTGCTTGGTGTAATGAAGGATCTCGCTCGTGAAGGTATGACGATGATGATTGTCACACATGAGATGGGATTCGCACGTGAGGTGGCCGATCGGGTGATCTTCATGGATGGTGGATACATCGTAGAAGAAGGAAGCCCTGAAGAAGTATTTGGGAATCCTAAGAATGAACGTACCATCAGCTTCTTGGAAAAAGTACTCTAA
- a CDS encoding amino acid ABC transporter substrate-binding protein/permease: MGRGASATEANSGKTYVIGTDITFAPFEFEDANGNFVGIDMDLMDAIAKDQNFKYEIKALGFNAAVQALEANQVDGVIAGMSITDERKKVFDFSEAYYPSGVVMGISANNDTVKSYEDLRGQKVAVKTGTAGYTFAESIASEYGFTIVPFEDSAQMYLDVITGNSIACFEDQPVLAYGVKQNNGLKIVTEKEDGDSYGFAVSKGKNQELLQKFDAGLVNIKASGEYDRILEKYVGENAPTAAQSSRWENIQNSLPALFKGLGNTLLYTVVSLFFAFIIGLIFGFMKVGQNKILRGIATVFVDVFRGIPLIVLAFFIYFGIPQAMGFTMPLFLAAILTLSLNAGAYVTEIIRGGIQSIDPGQLEAARSLGLPYRKAMMKIVIPQAIRVMIPSFINQMVITLKDTSILSVIGLVELTQSGKIVIARTFTSFDIWLTVAVMYLIVIITLTKVADYLEVRVRRG; the protein is encoded by the coding sequence ATGGGCAGGGGAGCATCTGCAACAGAAGCGAATTCAGGCAAAACGTATGTCATCGGTACGGACATTACATTTGCTCCATTTGAGTTTGAGGATGCGAATGGTAATTTTGTAGGTATTGACATGGATCTAATGGACGCCATTGCCAAAGATCAGAATTTCAAGTATGAAATTAAAGCCCTCGGTTTCAACGCTGCCGTTCAAGCGCTTGAGGCGAATCAAGTCGATGGCGTAATTGCAGGGATGAGCATCACGGATGAGAGAAAGAAGGTATTCGATTTCTCGGAAGCTTATTATCCATCCGGTGTTGTTATGGGGATTAGTGCCAACAACGATACAGTGAAGAGCTATGAAGATCTCCGAGGACAAAAGGTTGCTGTCAAAACAGGAACGGCTGGGTACACATTTGCTGAATCCATTGCCTCCGAGTATGGCTTTACCATTGTGCCTTTTGAAGATTCCGCACAAATGTATCTTGACGTTATAACAGGCAATTCTATTGCGTGTTTTGAAGATCAACCCGTTCTAGCTTATGGCGTCAAACAAAACAATGGTTTGAAAATTGTAACTGAGAAAGAAGACGGAGACTCTTACGGATTTGCGGTAAGTAAGGGGAAGAATCAAGAGTTGCTTCAGAAGTTTGATGCAGGACTCGTAAACATTAAGGCAAGTGGTGAGTATGATCGAATTTTGGAAAAATATGTTGGGGAAAATGCCCCAACTGCTGCACAAAGTAGTCGGTGGGAGAACATTCAGAATTCACTTCCAGCTCTGTTTAAAGGGTTAGGAAATACATTATTGTACACGGTAGTATCGTTGTTCTTTGCCTTTATTATTGGTCTGATCTTTGGATTTATGAAGGTAGGACAGAATAAGATCCTTCGTGGAATTGCAACAGTTTTTGTTGATGTGTTCCGTGGTATTCCATTGATTGTACTTGCGTTCTTTATTTATTTCGGTATTCCACAAGCAATGGGCTTCACCATGCCACTGTTCTTGGCAGCGATTTTAACACTAAGTTTGAATGCCGGAGCTTACGTAACCGAAATTATTCGGGGCGGGATTCAATCCATTGATCCAGGACAGCTGGAAGCAGCTCGTTCATTAGGCTTACCTTATCGTAAGGCTATGATGAAGATTGTTATTCCACAAGCGATTCGAGTGATGATTCCTTCATTTATCAATCAGATGGTAATCACATTGAAAGATACGTCGATCTTGTCTGTTATCGGTCTTGTAGAGCTGACTCAATCAGGTAAGATTGTAATCGCCAGAACGTTTACCTCTTTCGACATTTGGTTAACGGTTGCGGTTATGTATCTGATTGTTATTATCACATTGACCAAAGTTGCTGACTATCTGGAGGTGAGGGTTCGCCGTGGGTAA
- a CDS encoding carbohydrate ABC transporter permease, with product MKRTKNLYSYYMIFPALIIYSVFFVVPAIAGFYYSFTDWRLDRLELTFIGWDNFKKIFSDKTLILALQNTAIFALVTVVGKNVIGLLLAVGLNMRLRTKNLLRAIFYSPSILSILVISILFTPMLRTEGTINQMLEAVGLHSLSQAWLTNPSIVIWTIAIVSIWQSAGFQMAIYLAGLQSISQEYYEAAKIDGASSWRSFFKITLPLLLPAININLMLTLIGGLKVFSEVYVMTGGGPGNASQVVGTIILRSFGEGNWGLGTAVNTLLFVVVTIIAIPLLIFMRRKEVTE from the coding sequence ATGAAAAGAACCAAAAACCTATATTCGTACTACATGATATTTCCCGCACTGATCATCTACTCTGTCTTTTTCGTGGTGCCTGCCATTGCGGGATTCTATTATTCCTTCACGGACTGGCGACTGGATCGACTGGAGCTAACCTTCATCGGGTGGGATAACTTCAAGAAAATTTTCTCGGACAAAACGCTTATATTAGCTCTGCAAAATACGGCGATATTTGCCCTCGTTACAGTAGTCGGCAAAAACGTTATCGGATTACTGCTCGCTGTGGGACTTAATATGCGATTGCGAACCAAAAACCTGCTGCGCGCCATCTTCTACTCCCCTTCCATACTTAGCATACTTGTAATCAGCATACTGTTTACACCTATGCTTCGCACCGAAGGTACAATTAATCAGATGCTGGAAGCTGTCGGGCTACACTCATTAAGCCAAGCCTGGCTAACCAACCCCTCCATTGTGATCTGGACGATTGCCATCGTCTCAATCTGGCAGAGCGCCGGATTCCAGATGGCCATCTATCTGGCTGGTCTACAGTCTATTTCGCAGGAATATTACGAGGCTGCCAAGATCGATGGTGCAAGCTCATGGAGAAGTTTTTTCAAAATTACACTGCCACTTCTGCTACCAGCGATTAACATTAACCTGATGCTAACGTTGATTGGTGGACTGAAAGTGTTCTCCGAGGTATACGTCATGACAGGCGGCGGACCAGGTAATGCATCACAGGTTGTAGGTACGATCATTCTACGTTCCTTCGGTGAAGGTAACTGGGGTCTGGGTACCGCAGTGAACACGCTACTGTTCGTAGTTGTCACCATTATCGCTATACCGCTATTGATTTTCATGCGGCGTAAGGAGGTTACGGAATAA